In Chitinispirillales bacterium ANBcel5, a genomic segment contains:
- a CDS encoding DUF2723 domain-containing protein yields MEQVHARTNRLVAAVVFLTAFIAFITSVAPTVAFWDCGEYIAAGHSLGIPHPPGNPLFVLLMRVSSIFFSFFEDVGYRMNFTIVLASALTAVFMYLIVVRVAISYVGIPDTLWKKITVYVGGFVGGLFSVFGYTFWFSAVETSVYNLSMLAIAICTWLILKWYQSTNPYRDRLLVLVAFIGFLGIGLHMYTMIILPPAFLFIILADKEKRRDIRFWATGILMASILYSLSSFLWLGPLTALTLFLFSSVKGENQYKWRFCFWLAFFALIGYSVHLFIPIRSALEPMINEGHPDNWAALIDFLERRQYGQESMIRRMFWRRGALGTQFGIEEHMGFGGFHLTQFFRLGELDTQRNFFLDGFGAGISKLTIYLIPTFFMIFGWIYLYRKNRNLAVMLISLAILTTIGLVFYMNFADGTRPERADYNAWVQMGRQGAMPTVHREVRIRDYFFTAGFMYFGMWIGIAASCLLHALFTSKKSDYRSLVAPVCAALLILSPAIPATTNHALNNRSNDWVAYDYAYNLLMSAEENGIIITNGDNDTFPLWALQEAYGIRQDVRVVNLSLLNTPWYIKQLRDLEPSVPITFSDNDIDDIHAERNPFRNPLRRELRRAGIEVIIPGMENHPILRVQDRMLLNFVDNNRWEKPIYFALTVSDNNFMGLGPYLQNQGLVSRIMPETVSRDEQFDLERTLYLLDNVYQFRSLGEDAEILNTTSKRLLSNYASIYLQTTFHIRHKMNDIQSQIRAKEAAADQVSSDSIELLRTEYNQYLETAIRLMDECSEMMPWDWRPRGLRHEILMENDMEETALERMIEAIDYDPQNQHYQQMLRQAQSRVNLNEETTETPEPDYESYIDSVTEFIDEVQPIEQTAEEISEEEKAEELIVD; encoded by the coding sequence TTGGAACAGGTTCACGCGCGCACTAATCGGCTCGTTGCCGCAGTGGTTTTTCTTACCGCTTTTATAGCATTCATAACATCAGTTGCTCCGACAGTAGCATTTTGGGATTGTGGAGAATATATAGCAGCCGGCCACTCTCTTGGTATTCCCCATCCTCCGGGCAACCCACTTTTTGTACTCCTCATGCGTGTCTCAAGTATCTTCTTTTCATTTTTTGAAGATGTAGGATACAGGATGAATTTTACTATTGTGCTTGCCAGTGCTCTAACCGCTGTGTTTATGTACTTGATTGTAGTGCGGGTAGCGATCAGCTATGTAGGTATACCCGACACACTTTGGAAAAAAATTACTGTATATGTAGGTGGATTTGTTGGTGGTCTGTTCTCAGTTTTTGGTTATACCTTTTGGTTCAGCGCAGTTGAGACATCAGTATACAATCTCTCAATGCTTGCTATAGCAATTTGTACCTGGCTTATATTAAAGTGGTATCAAAGCACAAACCCCTACCGTGACCGTTTGCTTGTTCTTGTAGCGTTTATTGGGTTTCTTGGAATTGGGCTGCATATGTATACCATGATTATACTGCCTCCTGCTTTTCTTTTTATTATCCTTGCAGATAAAGAAAAACGACGGGATATAAGGTTTTGGGCTACCGGTATACTTATGGCATCTATTCTCTATAGCCTTTCCTCTTTTCTGTGGCTTGGCCCACTAACAGCCTTAACCTTATTTCTCTTTTCTTCAGTTAAGGGTGAAAACCAGTATAAATGGCGTTTTTGTTTCTGGCTTGCTTTTTTTGCACTAATAGGGTACTCTGTACATCTTTTTATCCCTATTCGTTCTGCACTGGAACCCATGATCAATGAAGGTCATCCCGATAACTGGGCTGCACTTATAGATTTTCTTGAACGACGCCAGTATGGTCAGGAAAGCATGATTCGTCGTATGTTCTGGAGGCGGGGAGCTTTGGGAACCCAGTTCGGTATAGAGGAACATATGGGCTTTGGTGGGTTTCATTTAACTCAGTTTTTCCGACTTGGAGAACTGGATACACAACGCAACTTTTTCCTTGATGGTTTCGGCGCCGGAATATCAAAGCTTACTATTTATTTGATCCCTACCTTCTTTATGATTTTTGGATGGATCTATTTATACAGGAAAAATCGTAACCTTGCTGTTATGCTTATTTCACTTGCAATCCTTACTACTATTGGCCTGGTTTTCTATATGAACTTCGCTGATGGTACACGACCGGAAAGAGCCGATTATAATGCATGGGTACAAATGGGAAGACAGGGAGCGATGCCTACAGTTCACCGGGAGGTGAGGATACGTGATTATTTCTTCACTGCCGGATTTATGTATTTTGGTATGTGGATCGGTATTGCAGCATCATGTTTGTTACATGCTCTTTTTACCTCAAAGAAAAGTGATTATCGCTCTCTGGTCGCACCGGTATGTGCAGCGCTGCTGATTCTTTCTCCGGCTATTCCAGCCACTACAAACCATGCCCTTAATAACCGCAGCAACGACTGGGTCGCTTATGATTATGCATATAATCTTTTAATGAGTGCTGAAGAAAACGGTATTATAATCACCAACGGAGATAATGATACATTTCCTTTATGGGCACTCCAGGAGGCCTATGGCATACGGCAGGATGTTCGAGTTGTAAATCTAAGCCTGTTAAATACTCCCTGGTATATAAAGCAACTTAGGGACCTTGAACCATCGGTACCCATTACTTTCAGTGATAATGATATTGACGATATACATGCCGAAAGGAATCCTTTCAGAAATCCCTTGCGCCGCGAGTTAAGAAGAGCGGGGATAGAGGTAATTATTCCGGGAATGGAAAACCATCCAATTCTTCGTGTTCAGGACAGAATGCTTCTAAATTTTGTCGATAATAACAGATGGGAAAAACCGATCTATTTTGCCTTAACGGTATCTGACAACAACTTTATGGGGCTGGGGCCGTACCTCCAGAACCAGGGTCTTGTAAGTCGAATAATGCCTGAGACGGTATCCAGGGATGAGCAGTTTGATCTTGAACGAACTTTATATCTGTTAGACAATGTTTACCAATTTCGTAGTCTTGGTGAAGATGCAGAGATACTCAATACAACCTCAAAGCGCCTTCTCTCAAATTACGCTTCGATCTATTTGCAAACAACCTTTCATATTCGTCACAAAATGAATGACATTCAATCTCAAATTAGAGCAAAAGAAGCTGCAGCGGATCAGGTCAGTAGTGATAGTATAGAACTTTTACGTACTGAATACAACCAGTATCTGGAAACTGCAATTCGACTCATGGATGAATGTTCGGAAATGATGCCCTGGGATTGGCGTCCGCGCGGGTTAAGACATGAAATTTTGATGGAAAACGACATGGAAGAAACTGCTCTGGAGAGAATGATAGAGGCGATAGATTATGATCCTCAAAATCAGCACTATCAGCAGATGCTTCGTCAGGCTCAGAGCAGGGTAAATCTTAATGAAGAAACCACCGAAACGCCAGAGCCTGATTATGAATCTTATATCGATTCTGTTACTGAATTCATAGATGAAGTGCAGCCAATAGAGCAAACCGCTGAAGAGATTAGTGAAGAAGAGAAAGCGGAAGAGCTGATTGTGGATTAA
- the ettA gene encoding energy-dependent translational throttle protein EttA, translated as MAEKFIYYMHGLTKVHPPRKEVLKDISLSFYYGAKIGIIGVNGSGKSTLLKIMAGLDSEFQGEAWIEKGRTVGYLSQEPQLDETLDVKGNVELAVKGTRDLLEQFEEISAQFAEPMDDSEMDKLMAKQAEIQDKIEAVDAWDLDRQLEIAMDALRLPPGDADVKNLSGGEKRRVALCKLLLQKPDLLLLDEPTNHLDAESVAWLERHLKEYAGSVILVTHDRYFLDNVVEWILELDRGRGIPWKGNYASWLEQRTERMQKEEKEESVRQRRLKNELQWVQMSQKARQSKGKARLNAYEELRSLEIPEKVNTASIVIPHGPRLGNVVIDAKELTKAYGDKLLFENLTFSLPRAGIVGIIGANGSGKTTLLNIITSREKPDSGSITVGETVELSYVDQVRDALNGENTVYEEITGGKDTLNLGKIEVNSRAYVGKFNFSGSDQQKQVKQLSGGERNRVHLAKMLQSGGNVLLLDEPTNDLDVETLQALEQAISDFSGCAVIVTHDRWFLDRIATHILAFEGDSTVVWHEGNYDSYETKKRERLGIGAEQPHRIKYKPLQR; from the coding sequence ATGGCTGAAAAATTTATCTATTATATGCATGGACTCACAAAGGTACACCCACCACGAAAAGAGGTGCTTAAAGATATTTCCCTGTCATTTTATTATGGGGCTAAAATAGGAATAATTGGAGTTAATGGTTCGGGTAAAAGTACGTTACTGAAGATCATGGCGGGTCTGGATAGTGAATTTCAGGGCGAGGCCTGGATTGAAAAGGGAAGAACTGTTGGTTACCTGTCTCAGGAGCCTCAACTGGATGAAACACTGGACGTAAAAGGGAATGTAGAACTTGCAGTAAAGGGCACGCGGGACTTGCTTGAACAGTTTGAAGAAATTTCGGCTCAATTTGCTGAACCCATGGATGATAGTGAAATGGATAAGCTAATGGCTAAACAGGCTGAGATTCAGGATAAAATCGAAGCTGTTGATGCCTGGGATCTTGATCGGCAACTTGAAATTGCAATGGATGCTCTTAGACTGCCTCCAGGGGATGCTGATGTAAAAAACCTTTCGGGGGGGGAGAAAAGAAGAGTCGCTCTTTGTAAGCTACTCCTACAAAAACCTGACCTGCTTTTACTGGATGAACCTACTAATCATCTTGATGCAGAGTCGGTGGCATGGCTTGAGCGCCACCTAAAAGAATACGCTGGATCTGTTATATTGGTAACCCATGATCGCTACTTTCTCGATAATGTAGTGGAGTGGATTCTTGAATTGGACAGAGGCAGGGGTATTCCATGGAAAGGGAATTATGCTTCATGGTTAGAGCAGAGAACCGAAAGGATGCAAAAAGAAGAGAAGGAGGAAAGTGTTAGACAAAGGAGGCTTAAAAATGAGCTGCAATGGGTTCAGATGTCCCAAAAAGCCCGACAGTCTAAAGGCAAAGCCCGTCTAAATGCCTATGAAGAGCTAAGGTCTCTTGAGATACCGGAAAAAGTGAATACAGCCAGTATTGTCATTCCTCATGGCCCTCGTTTAGGTAATGTGGTGATAGATGCTAAAGAGCTAACCAAAGCTTACGGTGATAAGCTTTTGTTTGAGAATCTCACCTTCAGTTTGCCAAGAGCCGGAATTGTGGGAATCATTGGTGCCAATGGAAGTGGTAAAACTACTCTGCTGAATATTATAACATCACGGGAAAAGCCAGATTCCGGTAGTATTACAGTGGGTGAAACTGTGGAACTAAGCTATGTTGATCAGGTTAGAGACGCTTTAAATGGTGAAAATACTGTTTATGAAGAGATTACAGGTGGAAAAGATACTCTGAACCTTGGAAAAATTGAGGTTAACTCAAGAGCTTATGTAGGTAAATTTAACTTCTCTGGCTCAGATCAACAAAAACAGGTAAAACAACTATCCGGTGGAGAGAGAAACAGAGTTCATTTGGCGAAAATGCTACAAAGTGGGGGCAATGTCCTTCTTTTGGATGAACCTACCAATGATTTAGACGTAGAAACCCTTCAGGCTCTCGAACAGGCTATAAGTGATTTCTCCGGCTGTGCCGTTATCGTGACTCATGACCGTTGGTTCCTTGATCGCATTGCGACTCATATCCTTGCTTTTGAAGGCGATAGCACTGTTGTATGGCATGAGGGTAATTACGACAGCTATGAAACTAAAAAACGGGAGCGGTTAGGGATAGGTGCTGAGCAACCACATCGAATTAAATATAAACCTTTGCAAAGATAA
- a CDS encoding glycosyltransferase family 4 protein, giving the protein MFRIAHFIYDNEKNPWLGGGGFYRTVELYKRFPENFRIDIYCASFVGSENYAINKRVQVIFLGKKKKSYLLSRLQYSSEAKKMLKRTRSLYDVVIEDFSPYSPLFSFKYITSGKLISILQNYYGASIHLKKFGPAGLIPFIFEKYCISHFNGNTLFSSQDLMNIISKKCALNPSNPMVVENGVEEEFFTTPKEEKDPQTVLFLGRIEIFQKGIDILLQQFSILVKHNPEVRLIIAGSGKDSEKVKSRIKWHKIDDNTEFLGRVERKELPSLISSCSLTVVPSRYESWGMVSLESQACQTPVVARNIPGLRQTVVHEKTGFLFETPNQMSQYIAILLRERNNRRAMGEEGRRFAQNYSWYKLAQKKAKYIDHVINS; this is encoded by the coding sequence GTGTTTAGAATCGCCCATTTTATCTACGATAATGAAAAAAACCCCTGGCTTGGTGGTGGTGGATTTTACAGAACCGTTGAATTATACAAAAGGTTTCCCGAAAATTTCCGGATAGATATATACTGTGCCTCTTTTGTGGGATCTGAAAACTATGCCATTAACAAAAGAGTACAAGTGATATTTTTAGGAAAAAAAAAGAAAAGTTATCTTTTAAGCCGATTACAGTACTCTTCTGAAGCTAAAAAGATGCTAAAGCGGACAAGGAGCCTGTACGATGTAGTAATCGAAGATTTTTCACCCTACTCCCCCCTTTTTTCATTTAAATACATCACTTCAGGCAAACTTATTTCAATCCTTCAAAACTATTACGGTGCATCCATCCATTTAAAAAAATTTGGACCAGCAGGATTAATCCCTTTTATTTTTGAAAAATATTGCATAAGCCATTTCAATGGAAATACCCTGTTTAGCTCACAAGATCTAATGAACATAATCTCAAAAAAATGTGCTTTAAACCCTTCGAACCCAATGGTGGTAGAAAATGGAGTCGAAGAAGAGTTTTTTACTACACCCAAAGAGGAAAAAGATCCACAAACTGTTCTATTTCTAGGACGTATAGAAATTTTCCAAAAAGGTATAGACATTTTACTTCAACAATTTTCTATCCTGGTCAAACATAACCCTGAAGTAAGACTTATTATAGCTGGAAGCGGTAAAGACAGTGAAAAAGTAAAATCTAGGATAAAGTGGCATAAAATAGACGATAATACTGAGTTTTTAGGCAGAGTAGAACGAAAAGAACTGCCTAGTCTCATAAGCAGTTGTTCTCTGACCGTTGTACCCTCAAGGTATGAGTCCTGGGGAATGGTTTCTCTTGAATCTCAGGCATGTCAAACACCCGTTGTTGCCCGAAATATACCAGGTCTGCGCCAAACAGTAGTTCATGAAAAAACCGGTTTTCTATTTGAAACTCCAAATCAAATGAGCCAATATATTGCTATCCTACTAAGAGAGAGAAATAATCGAAGAGCTATGGGGGAAGAAGGCAGGAGATTTGCCCAAAATTATTCATGGTATAAATTGGCCCAAAAAAAGGCCAAGTATATCGATCATGTCATAAACTCTTAG
- the glgP gene encoding glycogen/starch/alpha-glucan family phosphorylase, which yields MNNKNLRETFYRYLRYFLAKDESTATTYDKYMALAYAVRSELVDRWIETQKRYKERTLKRVYYLSMEYTLGKSLYSNILSLGIMEAMTSAVESLGFSIDELYQKEDDFELGNDGKSRVAACFLEAAATLDIPVMAYGLRYDYGQFQQQIKNGTQVEKPYDWLHRGHPWEIVRPEYSCSIQFAGDCKRANDSTPLGPYNWKGEEVVHAVPYDVPIAGYCNKTVNTLRMWSARASEEFLSDYLNHGDYVRACDEKSQSGRITKVMFPEEGVRRAHELRLKQQYFFVSAALQDIVRRYKSQGGEISDLDKQIVIQVNGSKCALAIPEMMRILVDSERLPWGKAWSITQNIFAYTSNAVSKDNIETWPVYKIGQMLPRIMQIIFDINQLHLEEVGKRTGNNSSTLRELSLIEEGEVKRIRFADLAILGSFSINGVSKSHTDLIKKQIFPHFSRYFPERFNSKTNGVAHRRWLLVDNKDLAELISDTIGNRWIKEPEQLINLERHADNTDVLKKLALVKAKTKENLCTILNETIGVSVNKDMFFDIQSRNIHTGKRQVLHLLHILHRYILIKNGDKTLLPRVHIFSGKASPSDFLAKQIIHLINVIADLVNKDPQLSGKMKIVFIPNFGMSWAERIVPAADLSEQISTATLEASGTFNMKFALNGAITIASRSGSNLEMIEKVGTDNIFPFGRKTEELLAMNDYNPNDIIGADRRLEDIFSLLDELLPAVQDGHAIYPLLSSLRDADRQFALLDFDDYVSKQKDIDILFANKNDWYRKCLLNIARVGWFSADRAVKEYAQTIWKIPV from the coding sequence ATGAACAACAAAAACTTACGAGAGACCTTTTACCGCTACCTACGCTATTTTCTTGCAAAAGATGAATCGACAGCAACTACCTACGATAAATACATGGCTTTGGCATATGCGGTAAGAAGCGAACTGGTAGATCGTTGGATTGAAACCCAGAAACGGTATAAAGAACGCACCCTCAAGCGGGTATATTATCTTTCAATGGAATATACTCTCGGCAAAAGTTTATACTCAAATATCCTCAGCCTGGGGATTATGGAGGCCATGACCTCTGCAGTCGAATCCCTTGGTTTCTCTATAGATGAGTTGTACCAGAAAGAGGATGATTTTGAACTGGGTAATGATGGAAAAAGCAGAGTTGCTGCTTGTTTTCTGGAAGCAGCTGCGACCTTAGATATTCCCGTTATGGCATATGGGCTTCGATACGATTACGGACAGTTTCAGCAGCAGATTAAAAACGGCACACAGGTTGAAAAACCTTACGATTGGCTTCATAGAGGGCATCCCTGGGAAATAGTGCGCCCTGAATACTCCTGCAGTATACAGTTTGCCGGTGATTGTAAAAGAGCAAATGATTCAACCCCACTTGGCCCTTATAATTGGAAGGGAGAGGAAGTCGTTCACGCTGTCCCTTATGATGTACCAATTGCAGGATACTGCAATAAAACCGTTAATACCCTTAGAATGTGGTCCGCACGGGCAAGTGAAGAGTTCCTTTCCGATTATCTTAATCACGGTGATTATGTCAGAGCCTGTGATGAGAAAAGCCAATCAGGCAGAATAACTAAAGTTATGTTCCCCGAAGAAGGGGTTAGGCGTGCTCATGAACTACGTCTTAAGCAGCAGTACTTTTTTGTTAGTGCTGCGCTTCAAGACATTGTGCGCAGGTATAAAAGCCAGGGTGGTGAAATAAGTGATCTGGACAAACAAATCGTAATACAGGTAAACGGTAGCAAATGTGCGCTAGCTATTCCCGAAATGATGCGAATTCTTGTCGATAGTGAAAGGTTACCCTGGGGCAAAGCGTGGAGTATTACGCAAAACATTTTTGCCTATACAAGCAACGCAGTGTCAAAAGACAACATTGAAACCTGGCCTGTTTACAAAATAGGTCAGATGCTACCACGTATAATGCAAATTATCTTCGATATAAATCAGCTGCATCTTGAAGAAGTCGGTAAAAGAACAGGTAATAACAGCTCGACTCTTCGTGAGCTCTCTTTGATAGAGGAGGGAGAAGTTAAAAGGATTCGTTTTGCTGATCTGGCTATCCTGGGATCCTTTTCTATAAATGGCGTTTCAAAGTCTCATACCGACTTGATAAAGAAACAGATCTTTCCACATTTTTCACGCTACTTTCCCGAAAGATTTAACTCTAAAACAAACGGAGTTGCTCATCGCAGGTGGCTGCTTGTTGACAATAAAGATTTAGCTGAACTGATAAGTGACACCATTGGAAACAGGTGGATAAAAGAACCTGAACAACTTATCAATTTAGAACGACACGCAGACAATACAGATGTTCTTAAGAAGTTAGCTTTAGTAAAAGCTAAAACTAAAGAAAATTTGTGCACCATTTTGAATGAAACAATTGGTGTTTCTGTGAATAAAGATATGTTTTTTGATATTCAGAGTAGAAATATTCATACGGGCAAACGTCAGGTTTTACATCTGTTGCATATATTGCATCGCTATATTCTGATAAAAAACGGGGATAAAACACTTTTGCCCAGAGTACATATCTTCTCCGGTAAGGCCTCGCCTTCAGATTTTCTTGCAAAGCAGATTATTCATCTCATAAATGTTATAGCTGATCTTGTAAACAAAGATCCACAACTTAGTGGGAAAATGAAAATCGTATTTATTCCCAACTTCGGTATGAGCTGGGCTGAAAGGATAGTGCCTGCTGCAGATCTTTCTGAGCAAATATCCACTGCTACCCTTGAGGCATCCGGTACTTTCAATATGAAGTTTGCCCTCAATGGTGCTATAACCATAGCAAGTCGAAGTGGGTCGAATTTAGAAATGATTGAAAAAGTAGGCACGGATAATATATTTCCTTTCGGTAGAAAAACTGAAGAACTTCTGGCAATGAATGATTATAATCCCAATGATATTATAGGTGCAGACAGAAGACTTGAAGATATATTTTCCCTCTTGGATGAATTATTACCTGCTGTTCAGGATGGACATGCAATATATCCACTGCTATCTTCCTTACGTGATGCAGATAGGCAATTTGCTTTACTTGATTTCGATGACTATGTGTCTAAACAAAAGGATATTGATATTCTGTTTGCTAATAAAAATGACTGGTACAGGAAATGTTTATTAAACATCGCAAGGGTCGGTTGGTTTTCTGCTGACCGTGCGGTAAAAGAATACGCTCAAACTATTTGGAAAATACCTGTATGA
- the ptsP gene encoding phosphoenolpyruvate--protein phosphotransferase has protein sequence MNKGSKLTGISVVSGWGAGKAYFVGRAVQQASAVTISRQEVGNEVIRFGEIREQAKKDYRQLIEEMGDRAPLDTSILNIYEHILDDPAFIGQVVETITTRLYDLESSIRIVSDDFIKRFESAGTSYFKERCSDMVEVCEKLVSYLYQDNGRARSFIEPVVLVVLRTFTPTDILAYDKSKIEAVVTTSGGKTSHAAILARSYSIPVISGVRNLKEYIHPGDQLLVDATNSTVYIRPSASVLGKYKRSEGVEQQLAHLKKKWCRPVYTKDGVKIDVLANISLPDDVDEAVEHGADGIGLVRTEYLLSNRKEMPSEDVHYAYYKEILAKSNGKPCVIRLMDIGGDKIPQFFEMPSEFNPFMGWRAIRIFLERKDIFATQIRAILKAGEGYNYSIMVPMVTTLQEWLAAKEIIGNIAAEMGLSMPKCGVLFEVPLSILEMNTFMKEIDFASIGTNDLIQYLSAADRNNSKVNYLYNPVEPAFLRIIRSAFRTANDNGMPLSICGEMAGNPSHTALLIGLGLRKFSVMPRNIPLIKELIANISLAEASESISHIDAIETTEAMTKWLKNINKRLLGDALTKLPSTDALL, from the coding sequence ATGAATAAGGGTTCAAAACTCACCGGTATATCTGTTGTTTCTGGTTGGGGAGCTGGTAAAGCCTACTTTGTAGGAAGAGCTGTACAACAAGCATCAGCAGTGACTATTTCCCGTCAGGAAGTAGGCAATGAGGTTATACGCTTTGGAGAGATACGCGAGCAGGCAAAAAAAGATTATCGTCAGCTTATAGAAGAGATGGGGGACAGGGCTCCACTGGACACTTCCATACTCAACATCTACGAACACATTCTCGATGATCCTGCTTTTATTGGGCAGGTGGTAGAAACTATTACTACACGTCTCTATGACCTTGAAAGTTCTATACGCATCGTTTCTGATGATTTCATAAAACGGTTTGAATCAGCTGGCACCTCCTATTTTAAAGAACGATGCAGCGACATGGTAGAGGTGTGCGAAAAACTTGTTTCTTATCTGTATCAGGACAATGGAAGAGCAAGGAGTTTCATTGAACCGGTTGTTTTAGTAGTACTTAGAACATTCACCCCTACAGACATTTTAGCCTATGATAAATCAAAAATTGAGGCTGTAGTCACAACAAGCGGTGGAAAAACCAGTCACGCTGCTATCCTTGCGCGCTCCTATTCAATACCGGTTATTTCCGGCGTACGTAACCTAAAGGAATATATTCATCCTGGAGACCAGTTACTGGTTGATGCTACCAATTCAACGGTGTACATCAGACCATCTGCTTCTGTTTTAGGAAAATACAAACGCAGTGAAGGTGTTGAGCAGCAATTAGCACATTTAAAGAAAAAGTGGTGCAGGCCCGTTTACACTAAAGATGGGGTTAAAATTGACGTGCTTGCAAATATTTCACTTCCAGATGACGTTGATGAAGCTGTTGAACATGGTGCTGATGGTATCGGTTTGGTTAGAACTGAATATTTGCTATCAAACAGAAAAGAGATGCCATCAGAAGATGTCCATTACGCCTACTATAAAGAGATACTTGCTAAGAGTAATGGAAAACCCTGTGTAATCCGACTTATGGATATCGGGGGAGATAAAATTCCTCAGTTTTTTGAAATGCCCTCAGAATTTAATCCGTTTATGGGCTGGAGAGCTATTCGTATTTTTCTGGAACGAAAAGACATATTCGCCACACAGATCAGAGCTATTCTAAAAGCTGGTGAAGGCTACAACTATTCTATCATGGTTCCTATGGTTACAACACTGCAGGAATGGCTTGCAGCAAAGGAAATAATAGGCAACATTGCTGCAGAAATGGGACTTAGTATGCCCAAATGTGGTGTGCTATTCGAAGTCCCTCTTTCAATTCTTGAGATGAATACTTTCATGAAAGAAATCGATTTTGCATCCATTGGAACAAATGATCTGATCCAGTATCTTAGTGCTGCTGACAGAAATAATTCAAAAGTTAACTACCTTTACAACCCTGTTGAACCAGCATTTTTAAGAATAATAAGATCTGCTTTCAGAACAGCAAATGATAATGGAATGCCATTATCAATTTGCGGAGAGATGGCCGGTAATCCTTCACATACCGCTCTGCTCATAGGCTTAGGACTAAGAAAATTCAGCGTTATGCCAAGGAATATCCCACTTATAAAAGAGCTAATAGCCAACATCAGTCTGGCAGAAGCTTCTGAAAGCATCTCTCATATAGATGCTATTGAAACCACTGAAGCTATGACTAAGTGGCTAAAAAATATCAATAAAAGACTTTTGGGTGATGCTCTTACCAAATTACCATCCACCGATGCACTGCTTTAG
- the folE gene encoding GTP cyclohydrolase I FolE, producing MDGKMENGIRMIIESIGEDPKREGLLDTPTRSCKAWAHLTQGYQQNPEEIIKKAIFKEECNHMIIVRDIELYSMCEHHMLPFFGKCHIGYIAQNKVYGVSKLARLVDCFARRLQVQERLTQQIADVIMEPIDAEGVGVVIEAQHLCMMMRGVSKQNSKMITSAMLGSFRDEIATRNEFLRLIAMERS from the coding sequence GTGGATGGAAAAATGGAGAATGGGATCAGGATGATTATAGAGTCTATTGGTGAGGATCCTAAACGCGAGGGTTTGCTTGATACGCCAACCAGATCCTGCAAAGCGTGGGCCCATCTGACTCAGGGTTATCAACAGAATCCTGAAGAAATAATCAAGAAGGCAATATTTAAAGAGGAATGCAATCACATGATAATCGTACGCGACATAGAGCTGTACAGTATGTGTGAGCATCACATGTTGCCGTTTTTTGGCAAGTGCCATATTGGCTATATCGCCCAAAACAAAGTGTATGGTGTTAGTAAGCTGGCGCGTTTGGTTGACTGTTTTGCCCGAAGACTTCAGGTTCAGGAACGACTCACGCAACAAATTGCAGATGTGATCATGGAACCGATTGACGCTGAGGGGGTTGGAGTTGTAATAGAAGCCCAGCATCTTTGCATGATGATGCGTGGCGTATCCAAGCAAAATTCAAAAATGATAACCTCTGCTATGCTTGGAAGCTTTAGGGATGAGATTGCAACCAGAAATGAATTCTTACGCCTTATAGCAATGGAACGCTCTTAA
- a CDS encoding methylated-DNA--[protein]-cysteine S-methyltransferase yields the protein MLSRCVINHCVATVTVSFRHTSTGKIRINQVDLDPPGEAVTSESVVFKDEERVWEYCEVFRLFLSGNIKQFPDVPLELKHVTAFRRSVLLAARQIPWGKTVTYAQLAEKAGNKGAIRAAASALANNPFPLVIPCHRIIRSDGTLGGFLKSKNDKSILLKEKLLEREGVDVNQLRL from the coding sequence GTGCTCTCAAGGTGTGTAATTAATCATTGTGTTGCTACTGTGACGGTATCATTCAGGCATACAAGTACCGGTAAAATAAGGATAAATCAGGTTGATTTAGATCCACCGGGAGAGGCCGTGACTTCAGAATCAGTTGTGTTTAAAGATGAGGAAAGGGTTTGGGAGTACTGTGAAGTTTTTCGCTTGTTTTTGAGCGGAAACATAAAGCAATTTCCTGATGTGCCGCTTGAGCTTAAACACGTTACTGCTTTTAGAAGGTCAGTTTTGCTTGCAGCAAGACAAATACCGTGGGGTAAAACAGTTACCTACGCCCAACTGGCTGAAAAAGCCGGAAACAAGGGTGCCATACGGGCTGCTGCTTCTGCTTTGGCAAACAATCCATTTCCTCTTGTTATTCCATGTCACAGGATAATTCGCAGTGATGGAACTTTGGGTGGTTTTTTAAAAAGTAAAAATGATAAATCAATTTTACTGAAAGAAAAGCTTCTGGAGCGGGAAGGTGTTGATGTAAATCAGCTTCGGCTATGA